A genomic segment from Sciurus carolinensis chromosome 1, mSciCar1.2, whole genome shotgun sequence encodes:
- the LOC124962810 gene encoding nascent polypeptide-associated complex subunit alpha, muscle-specific form-like — MGLSPKQTTLRDKMQYKKEGMSSPQDSELSAPQSSPYPASPPPGDSAGLGVGRWKAKAVCKQASSASLRDVHSGPGKKPHSAPPGANPKGAGAAASLLFTHRAAPEPRPGRVFLTARGLVAPHGPRPPEVRGEEGLRPQSRRVEAAAVAGRLAPHSPRLRPPSLHHGLGESSLSRKSPPREGTGAATGAAAKPRTPEGAVVAAAAAAAAAAEAQCPPSRIGSRAAAATRVPVNTAEPGGGHRLRWDDQGAAGGDPPQSLQRRGGRSSRPRRWATAPPGPQVPLRRRYCGCGCRCRAEHERQGTRRSAASGWLGPRAPCAALRPLLTTLPGSRKPAVPTNPWRSPPLSDPSTLSFPTEDDSRGLFGS; from the exons ATGGGGCTTTCTCCAAAGCAGACCACGCTTAGAGACAAGATGCAATATAAGAAGGAAGGGATGAGCTCTCCGCAG GACTCCGAACTCTCCGCACCACAATCCTCACCCTACCCGGCCTCCCCTCCCCCCGGGGACTCTGCGGGACTCGGTGTGGGGCGCTGGAAAGCTAAGGCTGTTTGCAAACAGGCATCCTCTGCCTCCCTCCGGGATGTACATTCAGGCCCGGGTAAGAAGCCGCACTCGGCCCCGCCCGGAGCAAACCCGAAGGGCGCCGGGGCCGCCGCCAGCCTCCTCTTCACACACCGGGCCGCGCCGGAACCGAGGCCGGGGCGAGTGTTCCTGACAGCTCGGGGCCTAGTCGCCCCCCACGGGCCTCGACCTCCCGAGGTACGCGGGGAGGAAGGGTTGAGGCCCCAAAGCCGCCGGGTGGAGGCAGCCGCAGTGGCAGGAC GGTTGGCGCCGCACTCACCTCGGCTGCGGCCGCCTTCGCTTCACCATGGCCTGGGGGAGTCGTCCCTGAGCCGAAAGTCTCCTCCCCGGGAGGGCACCGGCGCGGCCACAGGCGCCGCCGCAAAGCCTCGCACTCCTGAAGGGGCTGTGGTCGCTGCTGCGGCTgcggcggcggctgctgctgaGGCCCAGTGCCCGCCCAGCCGCATCGGCTCCCGGGCCGCCGCAGCCACGCGGGTCCCAGTGAACACCGCTGAGCCGGGCGGGGGGCACAGGCTGCGGTGGGACGACCAAGGTGCTGCAGGCGGTGATCCTCCGCAAAGCCTCCAGCGTCGCGGTGGCCGCTCCAGCCGCCCGCGACGCTGGGCCACAGCGCCCCCTGGGCCCCAGGTCCCGCTACGGCGCCGGTACTGCGGCTGCGGCTGCCGCTGCCGCGCCGAGCACGAGCGGCAGGGAACGCGAAGGAGCGCGGCCTCGGGGTGGCTGGGGCCCCGCGCGCCCTGCGCCGCCCTCCGTCCGCTTCTGACGACGCTTCCTGGGAGCCGGAAGCCCGCGGTTCCCACCAACCCCTGGCGGTCCCCACCCCTGTCAGACCCCAGCACCTTATCCTTCCCTACAGAAG